The proteins below come from a single Drosophila teissieri strain GT53w chromosome 3L, Prin_Dtei_1.1, whole genome shotgun sequence genomic window:
- the LOC122615649 gene encoding poly(U)-binding-splicing factor half pint isoform X1: MGSNDRASRSPRSDDQREISDMPATKRSRSDSGKSTDSKIPYLSQPLYDLKQTGDVKFGPGTRSALLGLLGGALPKLSSEQHDLVSKAKKYAMEQSIKMVLMKQTLAHQQQQLATQRTQVQRQQALALMCRVYVGSISFELKEDTIRVAFTPFGPIKSINMSWDPITQKHKGFAFVEYEIPEGAQLALEQMNGALMGGRNIKVGRPSNMPQAQQVIDEVQEEAKSFNRIYVASIHPDLSEEDIKSVFEAFGPILYCKLAQGTSLHTHKGYGFIEYANKQAMDEAIASMNLFDLGGQLLRVGRSITPPNALACPTTNSTMPTAAAVAAAAATAKIQALDAVASNAVLGLSQNTPVMAAGAVVTKVGAMPVVSAATSAAALHPALAQAAPALLPPGIFQAPSPVAPSLLGVPAGLQPLQAVVPTLPPPALLATPTLPMTVGGVGVGIVPSVATLTGAEASNGAAAAAALSAAANNAAVTAANLSENIKKAHEKQQEELQKKLMDEGDVQTLQQQENMSIKGQSARQLVMQRLMRPVDSRVIILRNMVGPEDVDETLQEEIQEECSKFGTVSRVIIFNEKQTENEDDDEAEIIVKIFVEFSAGAEAVRGKEALDGRFFGGRRVVAELYDQGIFDQGDLSG, translated from the exons ATG GGAAGCAACGACAGAGCATCGAGATCGCCGCGTTCGGATGATCAGCGCGAGATCAGCGACATGCCGGCCACCAAAAGATCGCGCTCCGACTCGG GCAAGTCCACGGATTCGAAAATTCCCTACCTTTCGCAGCCCCTGTACGACCTCAAGCAGACGGGCGATGTCAAGTTCGGTCCGGGCACCCGATCGGCGCTGCTCGGCCTCCTGGGCGGCGCCCTGCCCAAGCTCTCCTCGGAGCAGCACGACCTGGTCAGCAAGGCCAAGAAGTACGCCATGGAGCAGAGCATCAAGATGGTGCTCATGAAGCAGACGCTggcccaccagcagcagcaattggcCACTCAGCGCACGCAGGTGCAGCGACAACAGGCACTGGCCCTCATGTGCAG AGTCTACGTGGGCAGCATTTCGTTTGAGCTCAAAGAGGACACAATTCGCGTGGCCTTCACGCCCTTTGGCCCCATCAAATCAATCAACATGTCCTGGGATCCCATCACGCAAAAGCACAAAGGCTTCGCGTTTGTGGAGTACGAGATACCCGAGGGCGCACAGCTGGCGCTGGAACAGATGAACGGAGCCCTCATGGGCGGCAGGAACATCAAGGTAGGCCGACCCAGTAACATGCCACAGGCCCAGCAGGTGATCGACGAAGTGCAGGAGGAGGCCAAGAGCTTCAACCGCATCTACGTGGCCTCCATCCATCCCGATCTGTCCGAGGAGGACATCAAGAGCGTCTTCGAGGCCTTCGGCCCCATCCTCTACTGCAAGCTGGCTCAGGGCACCTCCCTGCACACGCACAAGGGCTACGGCTTCATCGAGTACGCCAACAAACAGGCCATGGACGAGGCAATCGCCAGCATGAATCTCTTCGATTTGGGAGGGCAGCTTCTGAG AGTGGGTCGATCCATTACGCCGCCGAATGCCCTGGCCTGTCCCACAACGAACTCCACGATGCCCACGgctgcggctgtggctgcagcggcagcaacggCAAAGATCCAGGCCTTGGATGCGGTGGCCAGCAATGCGGTTCTCGGTTTGTCGCAGAACACACCTGTTATGGCCGCTGGAGCCGTGGTCACCAAGGTGGGGGCAATGCCAGTGGTTtcggcagcgacgtcggcgGCTGCTCTGCATCCTGCTTTGGCTCAGGCCGCTCCTGCTCTTCTTCCGCCCGGAATATTCCAGGCACCGAGTCCGGTGGCTCCCAGTTTGCTTGGAGTTCCTGCTGGCCTGCAACCTCTACAGGCGGTGGTGCCTACTCTTCCGCCGCCCGCCCTTCTGGCCACACCCACCCTGCCCATGACCGTCGGCGGTGTTGGTGTGGGCATAGTGCCCTCTGTCGCCACGCTGACAGGAGCGGAGGCCAGcaatggagcagcagctgctgccgcacTCTCAGCCGCTGCGAATAATGCCGCTGTCACGGCGGCAAACCTCTCGGAGAACATCAAGAAGGCGCACgagaagcagcaggaggagctgcagaagAAACTCATGGACGAGGGCGACGTGCAGactctgcagcagcaggagaacaTGTCCATCAAGGGCCAGAGCGCACGGCAGTTGGTGATGCAGCGACTAATGCGACCGGTGGATTCACGTGTAATCATCCTGCGAAATATGGTTGGTCCCGAGGACGTGGACGAGACGCTGCAGGAGGAGATCCAGGAAGAGTGCAGTAAATTCGGCACCGTCAGCCGGGTGATCATCTTCAACGAGAAGCAGACGGAgaacgaggacgacgacgaggcgGAGATCATTGTGAAGATATTTGTGGAGTTCTCAGCAGGAGCGGAGGCCGTGCGAGGCAAGGAAGCACTCGACGGCAGGTTCTTCGGCGGCCGGAGAGTGGTGGCCGAGCTTTACGACCAGGGCATCTTCGATCAGGGAGATCTGTCCGGTTAG
- the LOC122615648 gene encoding protein cueball, with protein MIRIRFGMDVLLVLLLATCLLSPTHGTPLEWDFAVTLRTKIQFMDSSWQTIATAAHEFDELSALTFDESEELIYFNDLKHRNGSIFSLKRDLIAANHVVEQTIARTGNESVAGLAYDPLTMNLFWSDTEQRKIFFAPIHGSAAPKVLVDLSAEGGRPDGVAVDVCRRKLYWTNSNVTHPTVERIDLDGSNRTVIVNSDIDMPRGIVVDQLSDRLFWIDDLKGVFFSVESSRLDGSDRQVVLKDKHHEPLNLAVTNDAIYWTDRTTRSVWSHPKVPVIRVTTTSKPEEEDSTDATDFKDPEPVAEDCPLVRVANLSEEARGIVVRTGFYQRLQNDHHCASIVRKVKQRVDEQNRKFEISSLLDQKMRVLENERCMNNGEYKAATDLCICPTGFKGSRCEIRECHNYCVHGTCQMSESAYPKCYCQPGFTGERCEVSVCAGLCLNGGHCRVSKEETEAPSCECPAKFGGARCEQNSTEICALFCRLLKHEPEMYVPFGCHSICEELAQANSTNIAVPQYQHLDVCLTPTVWTSSVIIILVVGIVSSLLLVAVIVHGIRRLYKPKRPRIRKTFVVRKQARTNSAGDTPLTNRPLATEQCEITIENCCNMNICETPCFDPKLVEQTLSKSSCKEDKKILIHNMEDDLY; from the exons ATGATCCGGATCCGATTTGGAATGGATGTGCTGTTAGTTTTACTACTTGCCACATGCCTGCTGTCCCCTACACATGGAACGCCACTGGAGTGGG ACTTTGCCGTCACGCTGAGGACGAAGATCCAGTTCATGGACAGTTCCTGGCAGACGAtagccaccgccgcccacgAGTTCGACGAGCTGTCCGCCCTGACCTTCGATGAGTCGGAGGAGCTGATCTACTTCAACGACCTGAAGCACCGGAACGGCAGCATATTCTCCCTGAAAAGGGATCTCATAGCCGCCAACCACGTGGTGGAGCAAACGATAGCACGCACTGGCAATGAGTCTGTGGCAGGACTAGCCTACGATCCACTGACCATGAACCTCTTCTGGTCGGACACCGAGCAAAGGAAGATCTTCTTCGCCCCCATTCACGGCTCTGCGGCGCCCAAGGTTCTGGTGGATCTGAGCGCGGAGGGTGGACGACCCGATGGCGTGGCTGTGGACGTGTGCCGACGCAAGCTGTACTGGACGAACTCGAACGTCACGCATCCGACCGTGGAGAGGATCGATCTGGATGGCAGCAATAGGACCGTGATCGTCAACTCGGACATTGATATGCCCAGGGGCATTGTGGTGGATCAGCTGTCGGATCGCCTCTTCTGGATTGACGACCTGAAGGGCGTGTTCTTCTCGGTGGAGAGCTCCAGGCTGGACGGTTCCGATCGTCAGGTGGTGCTGAAGGACAAGCACCACGAGCCCTTGAACCTGGCCGTGACCAACGATGCGATCTACTGGACGGATCGTACTACCAGGTCCGTTTGGAGTCACCCGAAAGTGCCGGTGATAAGGGTAaccaccaccagcaagccAGAGGAGGAGGATTCCACGGATGCCACGGACTTCAAGGACCCGGAGCCGGTGGCCGAGGACTGTCCGCTGGTGCGTGTTGCCAATCTTAGCGAGGAGGCGCGCGGCATTGTGGTTCGCACCGGTTTCTACCAGAGGCTGCAGAATGACCACCACTGCGCCAGCATCGTGCGCAAGGTGAAGCAGCGCGTGGATGAGCAGAACAGGAAGTTCGAAATAAGCTCACTGCTGGACCAGAAGATGAGAGTACTCGAAAACGAGCGTTGCATGAACAACGGTGAATACAAGGCTGCCACGGATCTGTGCATCTGCCCCACAGGCTTCAAGGGTTCCCGTTGCGAGATCCGCGAGTGCCACAACTACTGCGTCCACGGCACATGCCAGATGTCGGAGTCGGCCTACCCCAAGTGCTACTGCCAGCCGGGATTCACGGGCGAGCGCTGCGAGGTGAGCGTGTGCGCTGGACTGTGCCTTAATGGTGGTCACTGTCGAGTGTCCAAGGAAGAGACGGAAGCGCCGAGCTGTGAGTGTCCCGCCAAGTTTGGAGGAGCTCGCTGCGAGCAGAACTCCACGGAGATCTGCGCTCTCTTCTGCCGTCTGTTGAAACACGAGCCGGAGATGTATGTGCCCTTCGGATGTCACAGCAT CTGTGAGGAACTGGCTCAAGCCAATAGCACCAACATTGCTGTTCCGCAGTACCAGCATTTGGACGTGTGCCTTACGCCCACCGTGTGGACAAGCAGCGTGATCATCATCCTCGTCGTGGGCATTGTGTCTAGCCTGCTCCTGGTGGCGGTGATCGTTCACGGAATCCGTCGCCTGTACAAGCCCAAGCGCCCACGCATCAGGAAGACCTTTGTTGTTCGCAAGCAGGCCAGAACCAACTCGGCAGGAGACACGCCGCTCACCAACCGCCCACTGGCCACCGAGCAGTGCGAGATCACGATAGAGAACTGCTGCAACATGAACATCTGCGAAACG cCCTGTTTCGATCCCAAGCTGGTGGAGCAGACGCTGTCCAAGTCCAGCTGCAAGGAGGATAAGAAGATACTCATCCACAACATGGAGGATGACCTGTACTAG
- the LOC122615649 gene encoding poly(U)-binding-splicing factor half pint isoform X2 gives MEQSIKMVLMKQTLAHQQQQLATQRTQVQRQQALALMCRVYVGSISFELKEDTIRVAFTPFGPIKSINMSWDPITQKHKGFAFVEYEIPEGAQLALEQMNGALMGGRNIKVGRPSNMPQAQQVIDEVQEEAKSFNRIYVASIHPDLSEEDIKSVFEAFGPILYCKLAQGTSLHTHKGYGFIEYANKQAMDEAIASMNLFDLGGQLLRVGRSITPPNALACPTTNSTMPTAAAVAAAAATAKIQALDAVASNAVLGLSQNTPVMAAGAVVTKVGAMPVVSAATSAAALHPALAQAAPALLPPGIFQAPSPVAPSLLGVPAGLQPLQAVVPTLPPPALLATPTLPMTVGGVGVGIVPSVATLTGAEASNGAAAAAALSAAANNAAVTAANLSENIKKAHEKQQEELQKKLMDEGDVQTLQQQENMSIKGQSARQLVMQRLMRPVDSRVIILRNMVGPEDVDETLQEEIQEECSKFGTVSRVIIFNEKQTENEDDDEAEIIVKIFVEFSAGAEAVRGKEALDGRFFGGRRVVAELYDQGIFDQGDLSG, from the exons ATGGAGCAGAGCATCAAGATGGTGCTCATGAAGCAGACGCTggcccaccagcagcagcaattggcCACTCAGCGCACGCAGGTGCAGCGACAACAGGCACTGGCCCTCATGTGCAG AGTCTACGTGGGCAGCATTTCGTTTGAGCTCAAAGAGGACACAATTCGCGTGGCCTTCACGCCCTTTGGCCCCATCAAATCAATCAACATGTCCTGGGATCCCATCACGCAAAAGCACAAAGGCTTCGCGTTTGTGGAGTACGAGATACCCGAGGGCGCACAGCTGGCGCTGGAACAGATGAACGGAGCCCTCATGGGCGGCAGGAACATCAAGGTAGGCCGACCCAGTAACATGCCACAGGCCCAGCAGGTGATCGACGAAGTGCAGGAGGAGGCCAAGAGCTTCAACCGCATCTACGTGGCCTCCATCCATCCCGATCTGTCCGAGGAGGACATCAAGAGCGTCTTCGAGGCCTTCGGCCCCATCCTCTACTGCAAGCTGGCTCAGGGCACCTCCCTGCACACGCACAAGGGCTACGGCTTCATCGAGTACGCCAACAAACAGGCCATGGACGAGGCAATCGCCAGCATGAATCTCTTCGATTTGGGAGGGCAGCTTCTGAG AGTGGGTCGATCCATTACGCCGCCGAATGCCCTGGCCTGTCCCACAACGAACTCCACGATGCCCACGgctgcggctgtggctgcagcggcagcaacggCAAAGATCCAGGCCTTGGATGCGGTGGCCAGCAATGCGGTTCTCGGTTTGTCGCAGAACACACCTGTTATGGCCGCTGGAGCCGTGGTCACCAAGGTGGGGGCAATGCCAGTGGTTtcggcagcgacgtcggcgGCTGCTCTGCATCCTGCTTTGGCTCAGGCCGCTCCTGCTCTTCTTCCGCCCGGAATATTCCAGGCACCGAGTCCGGTGGCTCCCAGTTTGCTTGGAGTTCCTGCTGGCCTGCAACCTCTACAGGCGGTGGTGCCTACTCTTCCGCCGCCCGCCCTTCTGGCCACACCCACCCTGCCCATGACCGTCGGCGGTGTTGGTGTGGGCATAGTGCCCTCTGTCGCCACGCTGACAGGAGCGGAGGCCAGcaatggagcagcagctgctgccgcacTCTCAGCCGCTGCGAATAATGCCGCTGTCACGGCGGCAAACCTCTCGGAGAACATCAAGAAGGCGCACgagaagcagcaggaggagctgcagaagAAACTCATGGACGAGGGCGACGTGCAGactctgcagcagcaggagaacaTGTCCATCAAGGGCCAGAGCGCACGGCAGTTGGTGATGCAGCGACTAATGCGACCGGTGGATTCACGTGTAATCATCCTGCGAAATATGGTTGGTCCCGAGGACGTGGACGAGACGCTGCAGGAGGAGATCCAGGAAGAGTGCAGTAAATTCGGCACCGTCAGCCGGGTGATCATCTTCAACGAGAAGCAGACGGAgaacgaggacgacgacgaggcgGAGATCATTGTGAAGATATTTGTGGAGTTCTCAGCAGGAGCGGAGGCCGTGCGAGGCAAGGAAGCACTCGACGGCAGGTTCTTCGGCGGCCGGAGAGTGGTGGCCGAGCTTTACGACCAGGGCATCTTCGATCAGGGAGATCTGTCCGGTTAG